GCTCACTTTCACAGCTCTTTCAGAACGCGCTCTGCCTCTTTGCGAACCTTCGGGCTTTCATCGTGTTTTGACTTGAACTCGACCAGATCGCGATACTCTTTTAACTTTAACTCGCCTATATAGCGGATGGCGCGAAAGCGCGTATTCGCATCGTCGTCCTGAGCGGCCGCCCGCAGCTCTTCTTTTACGGAATCGTCGCCCATGCGTATCATGGCGAGAATGGCCTGCTGTTTTAACATGTTCATGCGCGCACGCTGTCGCGAATCACGAATGTTGCGAATCTCGTCGAGCACGGCCTGCATCGCTTTCAGATATCGATCCCGGCTCTCGCCTGTGGCCTTGCCGCCGTCTTTTGCCGCCGTCTTTCCGAGAGAGTTAGCCGCATAGGAACGCATGACCAGATCGGCGTCTGTATCGGCGACGATTGCAAGAAGCTTCTCTTCCATTGAGATCGCCCGGATCGAGCCTGCATACAGCAAAATGCTGCGCCGGCTTTCCATTTCGGTCGCGGGGTTATCCAGAGCGTCAAGCAACCGCTTCGTGAATTCGGGCGATTCGTATTTCAGCGTGCCGAGCGTTCGAATAGCGGCGTGAATCACCGAGTCGTTCTCGTTTAGCTCAGACTCCGACACAAGCTTTGCCAGCTTTTCCCCGGCTTCTTTCAGCTCGATCTTGCGGATGCCTTTCAGCGCTTCGAGGCGAACGTTGCGCTCCGTATCGTCGAGTCCGGCGATGTAGGCCTCTTTCGCTTTTGACGTGGATACGCCTCCTTCAGCCAGAAAGCGGAGCGCAGATTCGCGCACGGCAGCATCGCGATCCGTTTTCACGATGAGAACGAGATCGTCGTAAAAGTCGGATTGCTCGTCTTTCTTGAGGCGCTTGAGGTCCCGGATAGCGCTACGGCGATCAGTGCTCGAAGCGTAGAGGATGCGTTTCTTTAAAAGGGAGAGCGCCTCTTTTCGCTTTTCAGGGGATTCCTGCTTTCCCGGCTTTTCGAGGGTTTTCTCGGGCTGCTCTTCGGGCTCTTCGTCTTCTATGCCGTCGGGGTCGGCCGGGTCCGGGAAGACAGGCCCGGGTTGGAGAGCGGTCAGGGCGAGCAAAAGCATAAGCGTCGGAGTTCCGACGTGACGTAATACGGGCATGATCGGGCGGACAATCGGCCGTATTGCGGGCGTCAGGCCGGGAAAAGGCTCAATTCTGCGATTCGATCTCCTGAACCTGCTCTTCAAGCTCGCGAACGCGGGCCTCAAGCCGGCGCAGCAGCCGGTGGTTCTCGACGTTGTCGCGATATCGGAGGATGAGCCTCTCAATATCGACATGAATCTCTTCCATATTCCAGGGTTTTTCCACATACAGGTTCAGGCCGCCGCGATTGATGGCGTCGATCGCGTCTTTCAGACCGGCCTGCCCTGTTAGAAGGATCTTGATCGTCTCGGGAAGCATACGATGCACTTCTTCGAGCAGTTCATCACCTTTCAGGCCGGGCATGACCTGGTCCGTAATAACTACTTCGACCGATCCGCCCTGAGACATTATATCTTTGATCAGAGCAAGGCCCTCTTCTCCGCTTGTAGCCAGCTCCACGTCATGTGAGGCGCCAAAGAAGCGAAGCAGCTGCTCCCGCAGCGTTTCGAGAACGGCTCGCTCGTCGTCGATGCAGATGATGAATCCTTTTTCCATAATAGCCTGAGATACCTGCCGTTTCTATCAGTGCCCGGCCGGTTTTCTATTCGAAAAACAGCGGCCCTCTGTTGCAAACCGAAAAAAGGTTGTTCCGGAGCAAGAAGTGGCAATTTCTTGCCCCATGCCTCCCACGTCGGAACTCCGCTACCTGAAAACCAGCCAGATTGTTCCGGGCAAAGGCATGAGCTTCACCCTTTACGAAGTCGAGGGTGCCGACACCATTCTGAGAATGCTGACCACCCTGCCCGATGTGGACGAGATTTCGATCTACCCGAAGCCTCCTGTGAAAAAACTCTTTGCTCCGGAGCGCTGCGAAACCGTTGCCGCCGAGGAGTTTCTGAAGCTCTGGGAAGAGGGCGAGTCGCGCCGGGCGTGATCCTCAGGGCTTCAGATCGGGCGGTTACTCACTGTCGGGTCGTTCAAGAACCGGGTAGAACCATAATGACAGCATTTAACGCAAAAACATACTTCGTGTTCGTTTGTTTTTTTATTGATTTTGTTTGATTCTTTTGGGTTGACCTGCGTAACTGGTCTTTTTACGTAATGCAAAAGCCTACTCTAAATAAGAGGGACAAGTATATGAATCAGTTTTCAAGAAAGGCCTCCGTACTGGTGGCCGGCGTGATGTCGCTGGCAATTCTGAGCAATTGTGGTGGCGATGACAACAACAATGATGCTCTGCTGCTTCTGGCGTTGCAGCAGCCCCCCGCATCGGGGTCAAATCCAACCATCGTAGGCTCCCCGGCAGCCATAACAACGACGCGTGGAGCAACCCTGGCTTCCTCTTCAGCGGGAAGCGCGGCCTCTCAGGCTGCCGGCATTTCGCCGACTGCCATGCAGGCAGAGCTGATGGCCAGTATGGCGCAGATTAAGGCGGCCGCACAACCGGCGGCAGCGCTGAGTTGGACCAATCAGCAGATTGATCTTTCAACGACTCCGGTCTCTTGCAACTATTGGCCTGGAGCGACTAAGGTTACTGAAATCTCAACGCCTACAGTTCAGGGCAGTTTTGCCTTCCGAACCGGTTCGAAAATCGTCATGAACGGTACCTATAACTCTACGTCCACAGGATCATATCCGAATACGAGTTCGACGTTGGATGCCGACTATACGATGAATTCTGACTTTGTAGTGGACTTTACAGAGTGTGGAGTGACGGCCTTCGACGTGAACAACCTTGCCGCCTGGGACGGAAAGTACACTACCATTCCTGTGAAAAGCCTTGTGATTACGGGCGACGTTACATTTCAGGGGACCAGCACGAGAAAACAGCAGGGGACCTCAACAATGAGCCTGAATGGCTCTATCTATAGCTCTGAATCCAACCAGAACAGTCAATTCAGTTCTCAGTTCACCTCGTCTTCGACAGCCATGAAGGTTGCGAATACGCTGGCCGAACTTGCATCGGCCACAGCGAGCACCTCCTCTCTGACCGGCAGCGGTTCGGGTACTCAGGTAACGAATACAAAGACTGTACTGAATACCGATACCTCTGAGTATCAGGATTTTTCGATGCTGATGAACTGGAGCACGACGGAAACCGTGAAAGGAACAGTGAACGGCGAGAACGTCGAGATCACGATTCCGATGACGCTCAGTTTCAGCTGCTCAAGCCTGAGTTCCTGCACTATGTAAAGCTATTTGATCAGACGCGAACTCAGTTCGCGTCTGATCCCCTCCGGGCATCTTCTATGAACCTCTGGCATTCTTTAACCATCTTTACTGTCTTTATTCTTTCCTGCTCCCATCCTCCACAGGCCGCCTTCGATCATTACCTGAATCATCTGAAATCAGGAAAGGCCGAGCCTTATAAAGAGCTCACTCTGAATGGCAAGCCGTTGCCATTTCTTGTCGGGCCGCCGATCAAGGCGCGCGACGACTTATTTCGAATGATCGTCTCAAAGGCTCGCATCGAAACGCTCTCTTTTTCGAAGGGCGAGGACCGGGTTATCTATAAAGTTAAGATTCATACCCTTGATACGGAGAAACTCCTGGCGCAAACCCTCATGCATGTTGCCGTGATGCAACGTGTAGCCGTTGCTCCCGTTCCACCGGAGCAGCTGGAGGCTATTCCGTTTATTGAGATGTATCGCCTGGCTCTATTGCCTGATGCGCCGAAGAAGACCTTGCTTTCAGAGATTCACGTTGTGAAGAAAGACGCGAAGTGGGTCGTCGAGCCCCCTCCCGCATTCATCGGTGCACTGTTCGGCTTCGAAGGCCCTGACGCTCCGCCGGCCGTTACGCAGTGAGGTCTGTATATGCTGACGCGCATCCTCTCGCTGACGGTTCTCTGTTCTTTATCGGTTTCAGCCTGTACGAAAAGAGACGCTGCCTCAGATTCCCTGATGGAAGGGCTGCTGCTGGCCAGTGCCGGAGCAGGGGCATTCTGCGGTCTGAGTTCCGACGGGATTGCCATGGCGGGCGAAGTCCTTCTTGATGTCACCAGTTCGAGCCCGTCTTTGATTGAAGAGTTGAAAGCGCGTGATTCTTCGCTTGCCATAATCTCATCCGGTTCAGGCCTCCTCCGAGTACAGACAGAGCGCAGCTCTGAGTGGTTCAAAGGGATTCGAGGAGTGCGAAGTGCTCAAAGAAATTTCGTCTACCATATGCAGGCCACACCGGATGATGCCCTGTATGCCGATCTTTCCTGGCCTGCATTGATTGCGGCGCCGGCAGTTTGGGATCAGAGATCTGACTGCTCCTCCGTCGTTATAGCCGTCATTGACTCGGGTATCGGGCTTGGTCACTCCGAATTTGCCGGGCGATTGTGGACCAACTCCGGTGAGATTCCCGATAACGGTATTGATGACGATGGAAACGGTTTTGCTGACGATGTGCACGGCTGGGATTTTATCGAAGACGATGCAACGCCGGATGATCGTTACGGTCACGGCACGCATGTGGCAGGACTGATCGGTGCGGCCGGCAATAACGGGGATGGCGTGACCGGAATTTGCTGGAATGCTCGCATCATGGTGTTGAAGGTTTTCGACGCAGCCGGGTTAACCACTACGGACCGCGTGGTTCGGGCTCTGGACTACGCCGTTGAAAACGGAGCATCGGTTATCAACCTCAGCCTCGGCGGTACAGGAGGAGCGAACGGCGATCTGACGTATGGGGCTCTTGAAAGGGCTCGATCGAGCGATGTACTCGTCATTGCCGCCGCAGGTAATGAGGGGCGGGATAACGACATCGAGCCCTTTTTTCCTGCATCTTATGATCTGGATAATATCATCGCCGTTGCCTCCAGTTCCAGTGCCGACGGTATTAGCTCTTTTTCGAACTATGGAGCTGTATCGGTCGATATGGCGGCTCCGGGCGAATCAGTCCTGTCCACCTTCCCCTTCCTGAACGGAAAAACGGATTTCGAGGCGTTTGACTCGATCCAGGATTGGCGTCACGTTTCTGCCTCGTGGCGAGTGGAAGAAGTGGATGCTGTAGACAAACGGCTCTGTGGACTCAGCGATCCTTCGGGAGCGGGCAGCAGATACACGGCAAACTCCGATTCCATGGCATTCCGTCAGTACGATCCTGAGGGAGAGGGGCCTGTTAGAGTTTCTTTTCTCGCAAAGATCGATACGGAGCCCCTACATGATCGTTTCGAAGTCCTCTGGGGAACAGGCTCTTCCGCTCCTCAGAATTTGCTGACCTATGCAACTGGCCCGCGATTCCAGACAGTCGGCTGGATCCAGTATTCTTTTCTCATTGAAGAGAGCGGTCCGATTCAGCTTGGCTTTCGCCTGAAGTCCAACAGCAGCGTTGAGGCTGAGGGAGTGACTGTTTCTGCCCTGTCTCTGAGCAGGCAGAATGATGTTTCCGCCTATAAAAGGATGTCTGGAACATCCATGGCCACACCGCTGGTTGCCGGTGCAGCTGCTCTATTGCGCAGCGCAGATCCGAGCTGCCCATACTTAGATATTAAGAACGCCCTCCTTGCCGGAGGTCGACCCGCCCCGGCCTTTGCCGGGAAGTCGGGTACAGGCCGCATCCTGGATCTGCCGGGTGCTGCGGCAAACGGGGGCACCTGCTTGTTTCCATGAAAAGGCAGATCGTTGTAAGAATACATTTAAAAAACAGACTGAATGTTCTTTTTCTGGAAAATAGCGTATGTGACTTTGTTCAGTCTTTATGGCGACTGATCTCAAAGAAACCCATGGCCCTGGTCTATTATTGTGCCTGTTGCTGCTTACCTCCTGTATGCAGGCCGAGAAGGTCAGCCTCGATTCATCGGGCCTGGAAGGCCTTTTACTGAACGGGATTACTTTGAATGCAAATTCTTCAGCAGGTGATACCGGTGGAGGCGGAGATGGAGGCGGAGATGGGGATGGTGGGGGACCGACCACGCCGCCTGTGGCGCTGACGATGACGGCTTCGACACCAGCCTCGCTTTCGTCTCAGGATCTGCTTCTGGGCCGAAATGGCATTTCTATCACCATGAGCGAAACGCTCGACGATTCCGTTTCTCCGGTAGTGCACCTTTACATTGTTCGCTCGGGAACGGCCTATGAGCTGACCGGCTTGAATGAGACCGTTGCGGTAACCGGAAACTCTATCACTGTGGATCCTCATCTGCATGTCTGGCCCGGTATAGTTCGGATTCGTGTGGTCATAGAAAAGGCCAGTCTACGCACGGTCGACGGACGCTCGCCAGCTTCCGATATCAGCCTTGAATTCACTACGGCCGATACAAGTGGCCTCTACAGGGCTCCGATTCCGTTAACACGGACATACACGAACAGTGGCGGGGGCACACCTTACTATTCTGAGCCGGCCAGCGGGATGTACTGGATGCCCTGTGTGCAGGGGCGCAGCGGAGCCGATTGTTCAAGCGGTGTCGTTCAGCTCTTTACGTTTGAGCAGGCTCAAGCAGCCTGTGGAGCTCTGAATGCCGGTAGCGGGTACGGCGGCCTGAAAGGATGGCGTGTTCCGACAATAACCGAACTGGAAACCCTGCCCGATTACGGCAGAGTGAACCCGGCTATCAGTCCGACCTTCCCCGCAACGTGGTCTCTTCCTCATTGGACAAGCAGTTCCCGAGGGGCGGATGATGCCTTTGCCTGGACAGTAGATTTTCATGCAGGTGAAGTGCTTCTCAAAAATAAAGCCGAGAGCTTTCCTGTTCGATGCGTGCTGGATCAGCACGGATTCCATACAGACTCTGTGAGTCATGGGTTCACCTGGGATACGGATGAATTTGGAAGCACCTACTTGACGGACGGATACAGCTCTTTGCCGAAATTTGATATGTGTCCGTATGGATATTCTGCGGGCGGCCTTTCCTGCGTCGGTTCAGGAAGCGAGCTTGCCGCACAGGCCACGATCCGTACCGCCTGTCAGGCAAGAGAACCGGATTTTTTTCAGACTCAGCTCGCTTCGGTCAATGACATGAAATATATCATGCGACGGTTCAACCCGTCGGGTATGGCTCCGGGGCTTGCCACTGGAAACAGTAAAATCTACTGGACCGATACAAGGTTGGTGGGGAATCCATCACTGGGTTTCGCGGTAAACATCGCTACAGGCGAGATCTTCCTTGTAGATGTAAACACATTCAATACGGGGCGCTGCATCGTTGTTGCTCCGATTATTCTGGGTTAACAGTTCTATGAATACCGGCGTAAAATCCATAGGCCTGCTTGTTCTTGTTTTGTTATCAGCCTGCATGCAGGCCGAGAAGGGCTTCTGCTGAACGGGGTTGCATTGAATGCTAATTCTTCAGCAGGCAATAACGGTGGAGGCGGAGGCGGAGACGGCGGCGGATCGACCGGCACGGCACCCGTCATGCTGGACGCCAATCCTGATGCAGCCGATGGTGTCGTCTTCGTCAATGTGCACTTCTCAGGGCTTTATTTTGACTTTGATACGAACTTGCGAGCGACAGATACGCCAACCGTCAAGGTGGCCTTCTGGAACGGCAGCGTATGGGAAGAGCCTTCGAATCTGAATATTACGACATCCATATCGGGCTCACGGCTAACCGTTCAAACCGGTCTGGTCTTTTTTCCAGAGAACACCCGCGTTCGTGTCACCGTCGTCGGTTCCACGCTGCACAGCGCCGACGGTCTTGCCGGCACACAGGACTTCACGACAGAATTCCTCACAAACAAGATCGGGCCCCGCGTGATAACGACAGGATCGGGCAGATTTCAGTCAGCGACTTTAAGCGGAAATGATGTAGTAATTGATAATGCGACGACTATCCGCTGGACGAAGTGCGCACTCGGAACGGCCGCGGATTGCAGTGGAACTCCGCAGCTCTATTCACAGGGCCAGGCGATGGGGGCCTGTGCAGCTTTAAATACGATGAATAGCGGAGCGGGTTATGCAGGGCGTACGAACTGGCGCCTGCCGTCTATCGAAGAACTTGAAAGCCTTCCGGACTTTGAGCGAACCCAGCCGCTTCTTCCGTCGGCTAACTTTCCGAACCTCACAAGCGGGCAGTACTGGTCGATGAGCGCCGTGGGGCCCACCAGCACGCTTGCCTGGAGCATGAACCTTTATACGGGAGAACAGAACCAGACGGGACGAGCAACGGCGCTTCCGGTTCGATGTCTCAGCGATGAAGCAGGGTTTGGGCCATACAATTCTGGCAGCATTACGAGCGGTGGAGGATACAGGTTAGACGAAGACGGGTTGTCCATCTCGTACTACAGGCTGGATCTCTTCCCGACCTACTATTTTTTAACATGCGCGCTCGGGTTCTCATCGGTTTACTCCGGCAGCTATCTCTGCGAGACGCCACAGACTATTGCGGGAGTGCATTCTGAGCGCGTTGCTGCATGCGCCGCTGTGTCAGGTCGAAGGGCTCCAGCCATAGACGAGCTCCTGTTGATACTCCGTCGTGAACTGCCCGCAACGGGCTACAGGGCTGCGGATTTTTACGGAGCCGGCGGCGATACCATCGTCTGGTCGTCTACGACTGCAGCGGGAAGCAAGGCCTATGCCGTTGATTTTCAGACCGGAGCAATCAAGCTTTTGCCGCAGGCTGAATCACACGCCATCCGTTGTTTGCGGACGGCTGCGCCGTTTTAATCCTCGTTGAAGCAGAGAATCATCGCCGATCCGCGCTCGGGTAGCAGCGTTAACTGAAGCGCTGTGAGCACGGCGACGACGCGATCGGCGTCGACAAGAGAGGCGTGATCGAAGCGGTCAACGACTTCGATGCGGGCCCGCTCCGGCGCTTCGCCGAAAAGCTCCGAGACGCGATGACCGTTTGCCGGGTCGCGCAGGATGACGAACTGTTCGAATCGATCAAGGCCGCGATCAAGCACGACTCCTGCGGGGCAGCGGATGCGCGAAAGCACTTCACCGACGCGTCCGCCCAGAGGCTCGTCTGCGGCGAAGAGGCCGGCAGCTCCAAGAAAAAGATAATCCGGATTAAAGGCTTCGGTGTGCCGGACGATGGCGTCGGTAATGTTCGCCGCTTCTCTGTAAACGAAGCGAACGCGTGTTTGCAGCTCATCGGCGACGGATTTCAGGCGATCGAAGGATTCGGCGGTGTTATATGCCGCCTCTTCTCGGGGCACCGTCGGATCAGGCGAAAAATGAATGGCCTGAAGTTCTGCGGTCGGTCGCAAGAGATGCGCCAGCCTCAAAAGCAATTCGCCCATGCGCGGACGTCCGAATGATATTAGAATACGATCGCTCATGGCCTGAGAGGAGGAAATCAGGAGGATCGGTTTTCGTCAAGGGAAACGGAGGAGGGGAATATGCCCAGGGGCGGAATCGAACCACCGACACATGGATTTTCAGTCCATTGCTCTACCGACTGAGCTACCTGGGCGACCGTTGCAGACACTGTTTTCCCTGCCGGGAGTCGTGTCAATCGAAATCACTCTCTGGCTTCCGGGCCCGCAGGAATACGTTATGGTCGAAGTCGTTCCGGTGGCCGGGCTCCGTAACGAGTCGTTCAAACGTATCATACGGCAGATTCTGCATCAGAGCAAAAGAAGACCGGTACTCTTCAACGCTGATCTTTCCGCAGAAGAGGTTGGACTGGAACTGATAGATGCGGTGTTCCATCAGGAACTGAAGCGTGTCAAGATCCTCGACGGCCTCGGCCGTGATGGCCGCCTCTCTGTTATCGGCCAGCCTTTTACAATAGGCGATGAAGGCCAGGTTATCCAGGAACTTCGTCTGATCTTCGTTGGCCTTGAACCGAAAGCTCATCGGATCAAGCTTGAATTCGCGAATCATGATACCGAGATCAAGGATGACCTGATGGCTCTGACTTTTAACTCCGA
This region of Leptonema illini DSM 21528 genomic DNA includes:
- a CDS encoding DUF1566 domain-containing protein; amino-acid sequence: MNANSSAGNNGGGGGGDGGGSTGTAPVMLDANPDAADGVVFVNVHFSGLYFDFDTNLRATDTPTVKVAFWNGSVWEEPSNLNITTSISGSRLTVQTGLVFFPENTRVRVTVVGSTLHSADGLAGTQDFTTEFLTNKIGPRVITTGSGRFQSATLSGNDVVIDNATTIRWTKCALGTAADCSGTPQLYSQGQAMGACAALNTMNSGAGYAGRTNWRLPSIEELESLPDFERTQPLLPSANFPNLTSGQYWSMSAVGPTSTLAWSMNLYTGEQNQTGRATALPVRCLSDEAGFGPYNSGSITSGGGYRLDEDGLSISYYRLDLFPTYYFLTCALGFSSVYSGSYLCETPQTIAGVHSERVAACAAVSGRRAPAIDELLLILRRELPATGYRAADFYGAGGDTIVWSSTTAAGSKAYAVDFQTGAIKLLPQAESHAIRCLRTAAPF
- a CDS encoding response regulator, yielding MEKGFIICIDDERAVLETLREQLLRFFGASHDVELATSGEEGLALIKDIMSQGGSVEVVITDQVMPGLKGDELLEEVHRMLPETIKILLTGQAGLKDAIDAINRGGLNLYVEKPWNMEEIHVDIERLILRYRDNVENHRLLRRLEARVRELEEQVQEIESQN
- a CDS encoding S8 family peptidase; the protein is MQATPDDALYADLSWPALIAAPAVWDQRSDCSSVVIAVIDSGIGLGHSEFAGRLWTNSGEIPDNGIDDDGNGFADDVHGWDFIEDDATPDDRYGHGTHVAGLIGAAGNNGDGVTGICWNARIMVLKVFDAAGLTTTDRVVRALDYAVENGASVINLSLGGTGGANGDLTYGALERARSSDVLVIAAAGNEGRDNDIEPFFPASYDLDNIIAVASSSSADGISSFSNYGAVSVDMAAPGESVLSTFPFLNGKTDFEAFDSIQDWRHVSASWRVEEVDAVDKRLCGLSDPSGAGSRYTANSDSMAFRQYDPEGEGPVRVSFLAKIDTEPLHDRFEVLWGTGSSAPQNLLTYATGPRFQTVGWIQYSFLIEESGPIQLGFRLKSNSSVEAEGVTVSALSLSRQNDVSAYKRMSGTSMATPLVAGAAALLRSADPSCPYLDIKNALLAGGRPAPAFAGKSGTGRILDLPGAAANGGTCLFP
- a CDS encoding DUF1566 domain-containing protein yields the protein MQAEKVSLDSSGLEGLLLNGITLNANSSAGDTGGGGDGGGDGDGGGPTTPPVALTMTASTPASLSSQDLLLGRNGISITMSETLDDSVSPVVHLYIVRSGTAYELTGLNETVAVTGNSITVDPHLHVWPGIVRIRVVIEKASLRTVDGRSPASDISLEFTTADTSGLYRAPIPLTRTYTNSGGGTPYYSEPASGMYWMPCVQGRSGADCSSGVVQLFTFEQAQAACGALNAGSGYGGLKGWRVPTITELETLPDYGRVNPAISPTFPATWSLPHWTSSSRGADDAFAWTVDFHAGEVLLKNKAESFPVRCVLDQHGFHTDSVSHGFTWDTDEFGSTYLTDGYSSLPKFDMCPYGYSAGGLSCVGSGSELAAQATIRTACQAREPDFFQTQLASVNDMKYIMRRFNPSGMAPGLATGNSKIYWTDTRLVGNPSLGFAVNIATGEIFLVDVNTFNTGRCIVVAPIILG
- a CDS encoding HEAT repeat domain-containing protein, which encodes MPVLRHVGTPTLMLLLALTALQPGPVFPDPADPDGIEDEEPEEQPEKTLEKPGKQESPEKRKEALSLLKKRILYASSTDRRSAIRDLKRLKKDEQSDFYDDLVLIVKTDRDAAVRESALRFLAEGGVSTSKAKEAYIAGLDDTERNVRLEALKGIRKIELKEAGEKLAKLVSESELNENDSVIHAAIRTLGTLKYESPEFTKRLLDALDNPATEMESRRSILLYAGSIRAISMEEKLLAIVADTDADLVMRSYAANSLGKTAAKDGGKATGESRDRYLKAMQAVLDEIRNIRDSRQRARMNMLKQQAILAMIRMGDDSVKEELRAAAQDDDANTRFRAIRYIGELKLKEYRDLVEFKSKHDESPKVRKEAERVLKEL